A window of Oncorhynchus keta strain PuntledgeMale-10-30-2019 unplaced genomic scaffold, Oket_V2 Un_scaffold_29839_pilon_pilon, whole genome shotgun sequence genomic DNA:
CTCCTTCAGCAAGGTCAAACTCACCAACAAGCTCAACGGAGGTGGACAGGtagagcatacacacacacagtcagtctatAGACTCTAGCTTAGTTTCTGGGCCAAAACTCACCAGTACATCCCCAGCTGCACTAGATACCTCACTAACTTCATGATGTtgcatttgatttatttcatattTCTTCAGGCAAATTCTAAAGTTCtactaaaataaaatatataaatagacAGAAAAATAATGTTCCCGTCCTTCCTCCTCTAGCAGTAGACCGCTAACCACTCTCCAATTTTCCTTTCTCAGGTGGTCTTCCTTGTCTGCAGCGGGTGAATTAAAGGCCAGCTAGGCCAcatttacacaggcagtccaattctgatcttttttttgtAATTGGTCTTTtgtccaatcagatcagctcttctGCCAATAACTGGGAAACATTTCTGAATGTgcctgcctgtgtaaacgcagctcTGTATCCCCAGTGGAGGGGCCCTTCTGTCATGGATCTTTTCATAATCCTTGTCTTTCCTCTAATCTCTGTTTGTTCCCCTGAAAAGCAAAACATCAAGTGTGCACTTATACAATTAGTGCCCTGCTTAGGGCCCCTCTCCTTGCCCACTTCACCCCGTGGCCCCTGTCTCCACGGGAACCAGATAAACAGCTCTTAATTGGCTCTCGGAGGTTTAATGCACTTCCTGCTGAGAGCTGCCCACTCCAGGAGGCCCTCCAGGGGCCACACAGACATAcgtgcatgcacacgcacacacttaccGCTGTGATCGGCCAATTTCTTTTCATGGTATTTACATGAACCCATaacccaaacaaacaaacacagacacacacacacacagacacacacacacacacacacacacacacacacacacacacacacacacacacacacacacacacacacacacacacacacacacacacacacacacacacacacacctctgactgGCAGGTAATGTGGTGTTGGCATTGGGTCCGGTAAAGAAGAGCCGAGGCATAATTAAATAATTGCAGTGGTTAGTTGTACATTATGGTAATTACCTGTGTTTTTTTTTACTATGCAAAATTGATTTTCCATCAGTCCTTCAGATGttttatagagagatggaggcaaAAACAGCATATTTAAAAGCCCACACACACTCCAACTAgagcaagtacacacacacatgcacacacaaacaaaaacaacccacacacagacagagagagagagagagagagagagagagagagagagagagagagagagagagagagagagagacacacagacagacagagagagagagagagagagagagagagagagagagagacagacagagagagagaggcagacacagacagacagacagacagacagacagacagacagacagacacagagacacacagacacagagacagagacagagagagagagagagagagagagagagagagagagagagagagagagagagagagagagagagagagagagacacagacagacacagagacacacagacacacagacagagacagacagagagagacagacagagaaggagagagagagagagagctctgggcAGCTGGTTGGTGTGAGAGGTGAAGCTAAGCTCCCAATTAGAATAAAAAACAGTTTGTTTTGTCCTCTCTCTGAGGGCTGTAATTGGTTAATTGGTGGAgtgagggattgagagagagatagagagagaacgagagactaGATTTTACGCTAGAACAGACAGTACTGAAGTAATATTGTAAGGACTGTAGTCTATTTGTTCCTGCACACCTCTCCCTCAAACTGTCATAATGTAGGTCTGCCCAGGTTTATGAGTTGTACCTACTCTCTttcattctcctcctctcctctcctctcctctcctctcctctcctctcctctcctctcctctcctctcttctcttctcttctctctcttctcttctcttctcttctcttctcttctcttctcttctcttctcttctctctctctcctctcctctcctctcctctcctctcctctcctcccccatccctctctctttccagatCATGTTGAACTCTCTCCATAAGTATGAACCTCAGCTCCACATTGTGAGAGTGGGCGGAAGCCACCGAATGGTCACTAACGTCTCTTTCAGCGACACACAGTTCATCGCTGTCACTGCCTACCAGAATGAAGAggtgactggtctctctctcacacacacacacacacacacacacacacacacacacacacacacacacacacacacacacacacacacacacacacgcacacaagcaaGCGcattcacacacatgcacacacaaacactgtctactTGAAAGATTGAGTCACTACTGGTACATAATATCAACTGTCATTGAATCAGCGTCATCATCCAGAGTTCACGATTAAACTTCTTGATTAAGCCAGAGCGCCTAAAAATGtgtatatgttacagtcagtgacATTGTTTATTTCCCTCTGAAGATCACCGCTCTGAAGATCAAATACAACCCGTTCGCTAAGGCTTTCCTGGATGCCAAAGAGAGGTAAGGCCTCATCTGTACCTGCTAGGGTCTCCTACCAGGATATCGCTATGATATTACTGCATGTTAGCATTAGCTTGTCCCATTATGATATCATTGAGGGCTAGCGTTAGCTCCTGAAACGGTAAGCGATTAGCGGGTCGTTATTAGCTGTTTAAAGCCTAGTTCACCGTCTCTATGTGAGGCTTGTTGAAGAGGCAGTGTGAAGTGTGTGAGAGAAACTGGAGCTCCtaacgcacgcacgcgcacacacacacacacacacacacacacacacacacacacacacacacacacacacacacaccttagctGTTTACACATATTTGCTAACACAATTAGCATGGTTAGCACAGGTCTCACACTAGTCACTGTAACGCTGTATCTCTTGCTTCTTTGAATCGCACCAGTTCACAGAGTGAACTCATATAGGTTATCATTGAATTATTGTATTTGCAGGAACCACCCGAACAGTCCATTGGAGTCCCCATTTGATAGCCATATGGGAATTCAACACTGTGAGTGGGCCTTTAGGACTAATTTGATTCAAATTTAATTATTTGAATCTACTAAATAACAATAATCCACTTTTAAACCGTGTGTGTTTCTTCTTCCCATAGGTGGGTGGTTTCTGTCTAACCCAGACTCGCTGTGTTCAGGTGGGGGTCCTAGTTTCCCCTATAGCGGGGGTCTGCCTCTCGCCCCCCCTCATGGGTACAAGCACTACCCCCCCAGGCCAGCTCCCTACCCCCCCTCCTACCTGCCGCACCGCACGCACCCTTCTGGTGAGACACAccgccatctctccatctctctcgtccAAATCCTCTTTTAACTTTAGTTGAAAATGTAAGCTATCACACCAGCCTgacctcttccctcttcccttgTCCCTGTCGTTCTCCGttcctctgtctcgctctcctcgTCACCCTcatctccaaccctccctccagtctctctgtctgaggGGCTACAGGTGTTGTCTGGGGGTCCTGATGGCTGgtccagtgtctcctcccccggCCCCTCCTCCTCAGCCCTACCCGTGACCACACCCTCCTCACCCCCGTCCACCAATAGCAGCAGGTACGACACGAAAACATAGATATAGAATAAGTAGAATAAGACATGATATAGCTCTTTAGAATCTACTGAGTTTTTGTTTATAAAGCAAGGTGTGTGTCCTCAGTCAGTACCCTTGTTTGTGGACGGTCGGGCGTACAGACGGGAGTCCTGCCTCTTCTCCCTGCGCCCAGCTTCACGGACCAATCAACAGTGAGAGCCACCCACAGCCACCCAATCACGTCCGGCTGGGCGGGCCCGGTTGGCCACCTGTCTCCAGCCATTCCTTCTAACAAACTATGTGATTGGTCAATGCCCACATGGGCATGATCAGTACTGCCCTGGGACCCGGCCCTGGAAGCCCTTTAATGAATACATCTTAGATAATAGGCGTTCCTCTGCCCAGGCGTTGCCAGATGTTACATCTTCTGGAAAGGTATTTTaagtatcagctaaccacatcatatttCATAGCAACCTGATGCCCGACAGCAGTCGATGACGTGGCACGGAACCACTGGTTGATGaatgcaacgtctgagcaggggaaGGCGACCAACGTGTGTGCGCATGTGATGCCATAcaaatgtgttagtgtgtgtgcacCTCAAAAAAcgaaggcctagattcaatcagatcaagcgttaACCGGCAATAGCAGACACCTGCACAGCGGATGTTTTGCCTTTGCCGGAGGTGGAACTgcgttggagctgtcaaatcagtgagcagctgctcttggGATCATTGTCACAAAGCCACACTGTCCCACTGGCGTTAGAAGTTCAGAAGGAGAAAGTGGAGGCTCTATAGAAATGATGACGCTCACATTGAAAAACATTCAACCAAATAGTTTCTATCATcataatggaggtgtagatcacatctcacattccacTGTTGTGACTTAgaaacaaggctgcatgggatttctgtTCATGCCACtccgtgcagccaatggcaatgtccgctttaggtataatgccaggaggcgcttgtggatttgacagctcctAACGCAGTCCTACCTCCGGCACCGCCGAAACGACCGCTGTGCGGATGTTGGACAAAGTGGATCTGATTGAATCAACCCTAAATGTCTCTGTCTGCTTTCAAATGACGTATCATTTTATGTTTGTGGTTCAGCCCTGACAGACTAACTCTGGGCCCTGATAGACTAactctgggccctgacagactaACTCTGAgccctgggccctgacagactaACTCTGGGCCCTGACATACTAactctgggccctgacagactaACTCTGAgccctgggccctgacagactaACTCTGGGCCCTGACATACTAACTCTGGGCCCTGACATACTAactctgggccctgacagactaACTCTGGGCCCTGACATATTAactctgggccctgacagactaactctgggccctgacagactaactctgggccctgacagactaACTCTGAGCCCTGACAGACTAactctgggccctgacagactaACTCTGGGCCCTGACATACTAactctgggccctgacagactaACTCTGGGCCCTGACATACTAactctgggccctgacagactaACTCTGAgccctgggccctgacagactaactctgggctctgggccctgacagactaACTCTGAGCCCTGACAGACTAACTCTGGGCCCTGACATACTAACTCTGGGCCCTGACATACTAACTCTGGGCCCTGACATACTAACTCTGGGCCCTGACATACTAACTCTGGGCCCTGACATACTAACTCTGGGCCCTGACATACTAACTCTGGGCCCTGACATACTAACTCTGGGCCCTGACATACTAACTCTGGGCCCTGACATACTAACTCTGGGCCCTGACATACTAactctgggccctgacagactaactctgggccctgacagactaACTCTGGGCCCTGGTAATAAGATATGTCAAACTGCCAATATGCAGAAGTCCGAATAAATATCTATGTGAAAATACAGTACAGAAAAATATGTATTATGTCTCTGTCTTCATTCTGTCAGCTTTATGATAATGTTTCTGTCTGATAAATGCTGTTCATTGTAAAATGCTGAAAATAAACATTGGCCAATCAAATCTTTCTGGTATGTGTGTTTTCTGGGTGTGTGTAATAACATAATGACTGCTGGTGTTGCGTAGGCACTGTGGGCACTCTGTTAACACAAATTCAGCACTGGCATGTGAGTTGTTGGACAACAAATAGAAACTCCACTTATCAAAATGACTGAAAGTCtctacagtcaggacacacaATGACATAATAGTAGAAAAGTACAAACTTTAATGCAGACTTCTGTGCACAAAATTGCTTTCCAATTCCTTAGACTGAAACTCTTCCTGAAGGGGCCAGCCACACAGAGACCGATGAAAAGACCACTGcagtaacacacctgattcaactaaccACGGTCCAGACTGAAACCCATGATTGGTTGAATTCCAGAGCATAAGGACATTATTACAACAGCCCTATGACAATGTTATAACAGCGTTACAATACTGTTGTGGAACAACGTCGTCAGCTACCTCCTAAATACAGAGAGTTAAACTCTGCCTCCAGCCGGTGGTCTTTGTGGGCGGATTCTGATTCTGGACAGGTGATGTCACCATCTCCCAGCATCTTCCACCAAGGCAGGCGACCGGATTGGAGCAAGGCATTGTGGGATTGCCGGGCGCGGGTGGCTACGGGGGCAGAGCGACTCCTGAACACGTCACAGTCGGTTACTGTGGCGACACTGAGTGAGGGGGCATCtaagagagaaagatggatgaagggagagaaagaggaagaaagagagagattggtgTGCGCGTGTGTGATACCTACTCAGCAGTAGTTCCAGGTCGGTGTTGATCTGTGCCAGCAaggcgtgtgtgtgagtgtgttctcTCAGCTCTGCCTGTCTCCCCTGTAGATGCTGGAGCAGCAAGGCTTGGGTCTGAGCATGGAGCTCCCTACTGCCCTCTAGAGACACCACAGAGGactacacacacagaaagagatcgttacacacacagagagagatccgttacacagacacagatcattacacagacacacagagatcgttacacacacgtacacactcgttacacagacacacagagatcgttacacacacgtacacactcgttacacagacacacagagagagacccgTTACACAGAGAGATagttacacaccacacacacatttgttttactatccttgtggggaccaaatactattttccctaacccctaaccctaattgtaactgTAACCcgaaacctaaccctaaaacagcctttttccttgtggggacaagtgaaatgtccccacttgtccaaatattccttgttttactatccttgtgaggacatCTGGTCCCTACAAGGACAGTAAAACCAAACACACAACTTGAAGTAATATTCAGAATCACCGGGTGCAgagcaatatgttcctccacctctctcttcagCTCCGCCCTCCGACTGTCAGTCAAACCCCGAGGACCAATccaaggggagagggaaggaggggctTTCTCAGCTCTCCGCCTCTTCAGAAAGCGAAGGACCTAACAGGAGAGGGACAAAAAACTGTCAAGATGAATTCAGATGTTGCTGCATGCTAGATTTGTTTGAGCGCTGTGTTCAGCTTCTGCTTACAACAGGAATAGTCTATTAGaagtgcatgtgagtgtgtgttaatACTGTTCTCTGCAGGACAACAgcagctctgtgctgtgtgtgtgtgtgttaatactgTTCTCTGCAGGACAACAgcagctctgtgctgtgtgtgtgtgttaatactgTTCTCTGCAGGACAACAgcagctctgtgctgtgtgtgtgtgttaatactgTTCTCTGCAGGACAACAgcagctctgtgctgtgtgtgtgtgttaatactgTTCTCTGCAGGACAACAgcagctctgtgctgtgtgtgtgttaatactgTTCTCTGCAGGACAACAgcagctctgtgctgtgtgtgtgtgttaatactgTTCTCTGCAGGACAACAgcagctctgtgctgtgtgtgtgttaatactgTTCTCTGCAGGACAACAgcagctctgtgctgtgtgtgtgtgttaatactgTTCTCTGCAGGACAACAgcagctctgtgctgtgtgtgtgtgttaatactgTTCTCTGCAGGACAACAgcagctctgtgctgtgtgtgtgtgttaatactgTTCTCTGCAGGACAACAgcagctctgtgctgtgtgtgtgtgttaatactgTTCTCTGCAGGACAACAgcagctctgtgctgtgtgtgtgtgttaatactgTTCTCTGCAGGACAACAgcagctctgtgctgtgtgtgtgtgttaatactgTTCTCTGCAGGACAACAgcagctctgtgctgtgtgtgtgtgttaatactgTTCTCTGCAGGACAACAgcagctctgtgctgtgtgtgtgtgttaatactgTTCTCTGCAGGACAACAgcagctctgtgctgtgtgtgtgtgttaatactgTTCTCTGCAGGACAACAgcagctctgtgctgtgtgtgtgtgttaatactgTTCTCTGCAGGACAACAgcagctctgtgctgtgtgtgtgtgttaatactgTTCTCTGCAGGACAACAgcagctctgtgctgtgtgtgtgtgtgtgtgttaatactgTTCTCTGCAGGACAACAgcagctctgtgctgtgtgtgtgtgttaatactgTTCTCTGCAGGACAACAgcagctctgtgctgtgtgtgtgtgttaatactgTTCTCTGCAGGACAACAgcagctctgtgctgtgtgtgtgtgttaatactgTTCTCTGCAGGACAACAgcagctctgtgctgtgtgtgtgtgttaatactgTTCTCTGCAGGACAACAgcagctctgtgctgtgtgtgtgtgttaatactgTTCTCTGCAGGACAACAgcagctctgtgctgtgtgtgtgtgtttctccgtTGCTGGAAGTTTCGTCTCTCTCGGTGGCCTCGCCAAACCCTCTGGATCTGTATTGCAgcctgcctctccacctccccgaGGTACTGCTGCacctgacctacacacacacacacacgagggctGTAGATGGCAGGCCTAACTAAGCAAACAAAGGGGCATCATTCCgctctgtctctgctgtaacAGGTAGTGTGTGTACCTGGGGGCAGTAGCTGCAGTAGCTGTAGTTGTTTCTGATGGAACTCTCTCCTGGCTCTCTGTCTCCTGACACACACCTGTAGTCTCAGCTCCTCCTCCCAGCACACAGCCTGAGCCTGCTGCGCTGCCCTCTGTCGCCGCTccctacaccacacacacacacacacacacacacacacacacacacacacacacacacacacacacacacacagaactgtCTGGAATTATTATGATCTAATtcaacctttattttgacaggaaTTCATGCTGAGACCAACTTcccttttacagatgagccctggaattacaaaaaatatacacatcaatacaaatacaataccgccccacccccccaacacacacacacaaacacacacacacctgaagcTCCTCTGCAGTGATCTGACAGCTCTGGGCAgcctcttcactctcctcctgGTCTGATAGGATCTCCATGCTGCCTGGATGACACACGCCGCTCTCACACACTCCTCTGGCCACGTCTGATAACACAGAGAGTgtaaggcacacacacacacacacgaacaacaacaaacacactaTATTTTACCTCTGTGTGATCAGCTGATTTGGGGACTTCTCTGTGCAGCAGCTTTATCAGTTGGTCCACTTCCTCATCGAAGCCCCGCCCCCTCCATTCTCGACCAATCATGCCCTCCAACCCTGCAACACACAAACCATAAAAAACATCAAGATTGCTTTTGCAAGCATATAAAGTTAAcccatgaaaaaatatatatatcgtAATCTGGAAATATTCAAACCCCACCCCCTGACCTTTGAACCTATGGATGATAAGCTGCAGGGCGGATTCTTGTTGCCGGGCAACCAGGAGGAGCGTCCTAATTGCTGCCCCTCCCACAACAGGGTTGGATGTGTGAGCCATTCGGTACACGATGTCATCCAGAATCACAGACAAGGGGCCTTTTCCTAAACCTGATACTAACTCACTACAGAGAAAGAGCGGGTAATGAATTtaattgatgtgtgtgtgtgtgtgtgtgtgtgtgtgtgtgtgtgtgtgtgtgtgtgtgtggtgatatgCTACCTGTTAGCTGTCAGAAGCTGATgccacagtgacacacacacggttcccactctctcttcctcactcatTAACATCCTCTCATAGTGGTCTGACTGCAGGactaagagagagaaaagagggggggCATCGTTAGTTAGGTAAGGGGTCTGTTTGGTATTGGACTTTAGATCTCACCTTGTGTGGCCAGGTGACCATGGGCTTTCAGAAGCCAACACACAGAGCCCATCACTTTCTTGAAGAAACGAAACATCTCAGGCTGCCCATTCCCCTACAGAGAGCGATATGTGAGTAGACATATTTTTGTTGAGGACATTCCAAACATCAAAAAAACGTTATGTCCCTTACCGCCAAAGCTCTGTTCATCAGCCGACCGGCCAATGACAGCAGGCTGTCTGTGACGGATGGGAGCAGCCGCCTATGGAAGGCCTCAGTGTCTCCGCCCATGTCCACACCCACACAGCAGGAGCTAAAGGAGTTTGCATATGCACAAATAAATCAATGTCAAATCACTACTACAGATATATGACCCCCACCTTCATAGATCTGCTTGCATCAATTATTATTCCACCCCATCAGTTCTATCAGGGCCTTGAAGTAGTATCTGGGGTAGGTATTGTCCATTGGTAGTGTCTAGGGTTGTTTGTTTTAGTGCAGAGTAATAGACAACACAGATTTGGTTATTCCTTTTTGTTGTGGTTGTGTGGTTCAAGATTCTAAAATCGTACCTGAGAATTTCTGCTAACTGAGTGGCAGTTGCGTAGCCTCCTTCAACTTGGGCATAGTTCAGTTTGAGGGCGTCACCTGCGCAGTATTGAAGTATGCCATGGCTGAACAAGGATTTTTTGAACGCACCCAACTCTCTATCGTCTTGGACAGATATCATATTCAGAATATCTTCAATGTCGAAAAATAAGGAATGATTGTTAGTTGGGTATCAGGAATAACACACAAGTGCAAGCAAAGTAAAATAACACGTTTTTCAATGTAAAAAGGTTAGCTAACTAATTTACCTTGTAATTTTGAGAGAACTTTTGGAACCTTCTGCTCCGGCTTAATGTTTGTGCTCGCGACCAGTGCCCTTAGCCCGGCGTCTGTGTCCTTTCTAGCGAGACTCATCGCGAGTTTATTACAGTAATATTTCGCTCCCAGATCTGAAGTATAAAACCATATACAAAATTGACGAGCTACATTATTCTTCGAATGAAACCAGACACGATCAAGTTGAAATCTATTTTCGTGC
This region includes:
- the tbx19 gene encoding T-box transcription factor TBX19: MKVEGLAEGRAGGNPCPGPASQCCISRLLSVVESELQAGREKGDPTEKQLKVTLEEAELWRKFKEVTNEMIVTKSGRRMFPVLKVSVSGLDPNAMYSFLLDFQPADSHRWKYVNGEWVTAGKPEPAGNGCVYIHPDSPNFGAHWMKAPVSFSKVKLTNKLNGGGQIMLNSLHKYEPQLHIVRVGGSHRMVTNVSFSDTQFIAVTAYQNEEITALKIKYNPFAKAFLDAKERNHPNSPLESPFDSHMGIQHCGWFLSNPDSLCSGGGPSFPYSGGLPLAPPHGYKHYPPRPAPYPPSYLPHRTHPSVSLSEGLQVLSGGPDGWSSVSSPGPSSSALPVTTPSSPPSTNSSSQYPCLWTVGRTDGSPASSPCAQLHGPINSESHPQPPNHVRLGGPGWPPVSSHSF
- the iqcb1 gene encoding IQ calmodulin-binding motif-containing protein 1 isoform X2 yields the protein MSLARKDTDAGLRALVASTNIKPEQKVPKVLSKLQGDALKLNYAQVEGGYATATQLAEILSSCCVGVDMGGDTEAFHRRLLPSVTDSLLSLAGRLMNRALAGNGQPEMFRFFKKVMGSVCWLLKAHGHLATQVLQSDHYERMLMSEEERVGTVCVSLWHQLLTANSELVSGLGKGPLSVILDDIVYRMAHTSNPVVGGAAIRTLLLVARQQESALQLIIHRFKGLEGMIGREWRGRGFDEEVDQLIKLLHREVPKSADHTETWPEECVRAACVIQAAWRSYQTRRRVKRLPRAVRSLQRSFRERRQRAAQQAQAVCWEEELRLQVCVRRQRARREFHQKQLQLLQLLPPGQVQQYLGEVERQAAIQIQRVWRGHRERRNFQQRRNTHTQHRAAVVLQRTVLRFLKRRRAEKAPPSLSPWIGPRGLTDSRRAELKREVEEHIALHPSSVVSLEGSRELHAQTQALLLQHLQGRQAELREHTHTHALLAQINTDLELLLNAPSLSVATVTDCDVFRSRSAPVATRARQSHNALLQSGRLPWWKMLGDGDITCPESESAHKDHRLEAEFNSLYLGGS
- the iqcb1 gene encoding IQ calmodulin-binding motif-containing protein 1 isoform X1 produces the protein MSLARKDTDAGLRALVASTNIKPEQKVPKVLSKLQDILNMISVQDDRELGAFKKSLFSHGILQYCAGDALKLNYAQVEGGYATATQLAEILSSCCVGVDMGGDTEAFHRRLLPSVTDSLLSLAGRLMNRALAGNGQPEMFRFFKKVMGSVCWLLKAHGHLATQVLQSDHYERMLMSEEERVGTVCVSLWHQLLTANSELVSGLGKGPLSVILDDIVYRMAHTSNPVVGGAAIRTLLLVARQQESALQLIIHRFKGLEGMIGREWRGRGFDEEVDQLIKLLHREVPKSADHTETWPEECVRAACVIQAAWRSYQTRRRVKRLPRAVRSLQRSFRERRQRAAQQAQAVCWEEELRLQVCVRRQRARREFHQKQLQLLQLLPPGQVQQYLGEVERQAAIQIQRVWRGHRERRNFQQRRNTHTQHRAAVVLQRTVLRFLKRRRAEKAPPSLSPWIGPRGLTDSRRAELKREVEEHIALHPSSVVSLEGSRELHAQTQALLLQHLQGRQAELREHTHTHALLAQINTDLELLLNAPSLSVATVTDCDVFRSRSAPVATRARQSHNALLQSGRLPWWKMLGDGDITCPESESAHKDHRLEAEFNSLYLGGS
- the iqcb1 gene encoding IQ calmodulin-binding motif-containing protein 1 isoform X3, with protein sequence MSLARKDTDAGLRALVASTNIKPEQKVPKVLSKLQDILNMISVQDDRELGAFKKSLFSHGILQYCAGDALKLNYAQVEGGYATATQLAEILSSCCVGVDMGGDTEAFHRRLLPSVTDSLLSLAGRLMNRALAGNGQPEMFRFFKKVMGSVCWLLKAHGHLATQVLQSDHYERMLMSEEERVGTVCVSLWHQLLTANSELVSGLGKGPLSVILDDIVYRMAHTSNPVVGGAAIRTLLLVARQQESALQLIIHRFKGLEGMIGREWRGRGFDEEVDQLIKLLHREVPKSADHTETWPEECVRAACVIQAAWRSYQTRRRVKRLPRAVRSLQRSFRERRQRAAQQAQAVCWEEELRLQVCVRRQRARREFHQKQLQLLQLLPPGQVQQYLGEVERQAAIQIQRVWRGHRERRNFQQRRNTHTQHRAAVVLQRTVLRFLKRRRAEKAPPSLSPWIGPRGLTDSRRAELKREVEEHIALHPVILNITSSCVFGFTVLVGTRCPHKDSKTRNIWTSGDISLGK